GGAGCACGGCGGCGACATCCAGTTCAGCGGCTTGTAGGCCCGGTCGTCGGCGTGGATGCTGACGCTCCCGTCGGCCTTCACGATCACCAGGCGCACGGCGGAGGGCAGATGTGCAGCGAGGCGGCCCGCGTAGTCCACGGTGCATTTGGCGATGACAAGACGCATGGGGACAAGCCTAAGGCCCGCCGGGAGTGCCCCGGTCCGTGTTCGATTCCGGAGGGCGGGCCACCGGTGGCCGGGCCGGTGGGGCCGAGGCGGCGCAATCCCGAGACAGCCGGTCCGGGCGGGCCGGGCCCGGGAGCCGTTTGAAGCGAGTGCGCGCACGGCGGGTGTCGGCCGGGCGGGAGCGGCGAAACATGGTGACCGCACGCGTACGTGCGGTGAGGGGCCGCAGCTCGGCGCGCTGGGTTGGGACACGGCTGATTCCGGCCAATCTCGTCCCGGGAGGGGCGTTCCGGGCGGCAATCCGCCGATTCACCAACCCGGGTGAGGGGGGGACTGCCAGGCTGGTCTGACCCCCCAGGACCGAACCCCGACGCGCGGCGTCCGCCGGGCTGTCGCACCGTCGACGCTCGAACGGCGCGCGCGGTCCACCGCACGTCCGTCCCACCGTTCCCCGGCACCGCACCCCCGGTGCCACCCCTACCGCACCACCCTCAGCACACCGGCACCACCGCCCCGGCGACCACGTCGGAGCGGACCGCGAGAGGAGAACCCATGTCGCTCGACGTCTCACCGGCCCTGCTGGAGAAGGCCGAACGAGGCGAGGTCGACGAGCGGGAGTTCGTCGACTGTGTCCGCACCTCGCTGCCCTACGCCTGGGACATGATCAGCTCACTGGTCGCCCAACTCAAGGTCGACGGGACCGACTTCGCCGACAACGAAGTCCCCCCGCCGAGCGAGCAGGAGCGCGGGCAGCTGCTCCGCGCACTGGCCAGCGACGCGATCCGGGGCGCCCTGCAGCGGCACTTCGGCGTCCGGTTGGCGTTCCAGAACTGTCACCGCGTCGCGGTCTTCGCCCCCGGCCCCGACACCGAGACGCGGCTGGCCCGCTTCACCTCGGTCCGGGCCCAGCTGCTCAACCAGTCGCCGGAGCTGCGCGACTGCTGACCCGACGTCAGCGCCCGGCGCCGCACGTGCGCTGACGGCCCGTCAGCGCCCCTGTGTCGCCGCCGCACGCGGGCCCCCCGGTCAGGACACCCGGGGCGGCCCGCGACCGCGCGACGGGCCGTCAGCGCGCCCGCACCGGCCTCCGCGCGCGCCTGCGTGCGGTGCTCGACTGCGGCCGGCGGCATCCCCTCGCCCCCGCCCCCGGCCCCCGCGCGCCCCCGCTGCCCGCTGCCCCCGCGCGGGCGCTCAGGACAGCTGCGGCAGCACCTCCGCGCCCAGCCGGGCCAGGTTGTGCAGCGTCGCCGCGGTGTCGCCCGAGCCCTCCGCGAGCAGCGCGAAGCGCCGGATGCCGGTGCGCTCCGCGGTGGCCAGCAGCCGGTCCGCGCACTGCCGGGGGGTACCGACCGCGTGCAGGTCGCAGAGCAGCTCGGTGTACGCCCGCGGGTCGCGCATCGAGCGCTCCCGGCCGTCCACCGTGCGGTGCGCGCCCAGGCCGTGCGCGAAGAAGTCCGGCATCGCCCGCAGCAGGCTGGCCCGGGCCGCTCCCGCCCGGTCGTCGACCTGCGCCACGCCCGCCGCCACGTGCTCCCGCTCCACCCGGGCCAGCTGCTCCTCGCCGCGCCCCGCCGCCCGCCAGGCCGCCCGGTACGCGGCCACCATCTCCCGCTTGTCCTCGTCGCCCGAGTGCATCCCCAGCAGCATCGGCAGGCCCCGTTCGGCGGCCGTCCGGACCCCGCCCGGCGAGGTGCAGGCCACCACCATCGGCGGGCCCGACCGCCCCGACCCCGCCTCGTCCTGGCGTTGGCGCGGGATCACCGCGCCCTCCAGGCCCAGCCAGCCCGCCAGGTCCGCCCGCCGGGCCGGCTCGGCGGCCCGCGGCACCACCGCCACCTCCGGGAACGCGAACTGCGGCCCCGCCGCGCCCACCCGGGCCCCGCGCAGCCAGCGCAGCAGCAGGTCCAGCCGCTCCGGGAAGCCCCGCTCGTACGCCTCCAGGCCGCCGCCGAACACCGCCAGGTCGATCCACGGACCGCCGCGCCCCACCCCCAGGGTGAACCGGCCGCCCGAGGTCAGGTGCAGCAGCGCCGCCTGCTCGCCCAGCGCCACCGGGTGACGGGTGCTCAGCACGCTCACCGCCGTCCCCACCCCGATCCGCCGGGTGCGGCCCAGCAGCAGCGCGGCCAGCGTCGCCGCGTCCGGGCAGACCCCGTACGGCACGAAGTGGTGCTCGGCCAGCCAGACCGCGTCCAGGCCGGCCCGCTCGGCGGCCAGCGCGGCCGAGACGGTCCGCTCCAGCGCCTCGCCGTGGCCCTGGCCCGGGAACTGCGCGGACAGCAGGAAGGCGCCGACCCGGAGCGCGTCCGTGCCGGCGCCCGGCGCCTGCTCGGGGGCGGGCCGCTCGGCCGGCAGCACGCCGCCGGCCGCCCGCGGGACGGCGGAACGGGCCTCGGGCCGGGCGGTGGTCTTCGTCATCGGGTGCCTCCATCGGTGCCGCGCAGGGTCTGCGGGCCCCGCCGTGTCACCACGTGAGTAACCCATGTCATGTGCCAATGGCACGCCGAACCCCCGATTTGCTCGGGGAAAGGGTGGATTACCCCGGAAACCCCGGCGCCCGCCCGCCGCTCCGTGCTATTGGGGCGGACGGGACCGGCGGGACGCCCGGGAACCCCCGGGGCGCCACCGGGTACAACGCGGGGCGCGACCCTCCGGTCACCGGCTGGGAACGGCCCCCCGGCGGCCCTTACCCTGGAGGCACAGCGCGCCGATGGAGAGGTCGTCACGTGTCACCCCGCCGCAACCGGATCGAGAAGCCCGACGACCGCGGCAGCGCCGCACCGACGGGCGGTTCGCTGCGCCGGGTGGAGGCGTACCGGGGCGAGGACTGGGTGGTGCAGACCGTGGCCGGCACCGCCGGCCGGTACTACCGCTGCCCCGGCTGCGACCAGGAGATCCCGCCCGGCGTCGGCCACGTGGTGGCCTGGCCCGACCACGGCGGCGTGGACGACCGGCGGCACTGGCACCGGGCCTGCTGGGGAGCGCGGGAGCGCCGCGGCTCCAACCTCCTGCGGGGCCGCGGCGCTCCGAAGTACTGACGGCGGGTCAGGCGTCGCGCCGCTTCAGCACCAGGTAGCCGCAGAGCAGCGCGGCGGCCGTCCACAGCGCGCAGATCAGCAGGCCGGTCCACGGGCCGTACGGCTGGCTGGCGGGCTGGTAGACCTGGAGCGACCGGGAGCCGGCCCAGTCCGGGAAGTAGTGGGCGACGTTCTTCACCTTCGGCACCACCGAGAGGATCGGGGAGAGCAGGAAGAAGAACGGCACCAGGATGCCCAGCGCCAGGGTCTGGTTGCGCAGCAGCACCGTCACGCCGGCCGAGAACAGGCAGAGCAGGGTCAGGTAGAGCGCGGCGCTGAACACCGCCCGCAGCACGCCCGGCTCGCCCAGCGTGGTGCGGTGCTCGCCCAGCATCGCCTGGCCGGCGAAGAAGGTGACGAACGCCGTCACCAGCGAGACCGCCAGGGCCAGCGCGCCGACCACCGCCGCCTTGGCGGCCAGCAGGGTGCCGCGCTGCGGGACGGCGGCCAGCGAGACCCGGATCA
This is a stretch of genomic DNA from Kitasatospora fiedleri. It encodes these proteins:
- a CDS encoding LLM class flavin-dependent oxidoreductase, producing the protein MTKTTARPEARSAVPRAAGGVLPAERPAPEQAPGAGTDALRVGAFLLSAQFPGQGHGEALERTVSAALAAERAGLDAVWLAEHHFVPYGVCPDAATLAALLLGRTRRIGVGTAVSVLSTRHPVALGEQAALLHLTSGGRFTLGVGRGGPWIDLAVFGGGLEAYERGFPERLDLLLRWLRGARVGAAGPQFAFPEVAVVPRAAEPARRADLAGWLGLEGAVIPRQRQDEAGSGRSGPPMVVACTSPGGVRTAAERGLPMLLGMHSGDEDKREMVAAYRAAWRAAGRGEEQLARVEREHVAAGVAQVDDRAGAARASLLRAMPDFFAHGLGAHRTVDGRERSMRDPRAYTELLCDLHAVGTPRQCADRLLATAERTGIRRFALLAEGSGDTAATLHNLARLGAEVLPQLS
- a CDS encoding ATP/GTP-binding protein yields the protein MSPRRNRIEKPDDRGSAAPTGGSLRRVEAYRGEDWVVQTVAGTAGRYYRCPGCDQEIPPGVGHVVAWPDHGGVDDRRHWHRACWGARERRGSNLLRGRGAPKY
- a CDS encoding SCO5389 family protein, yielding MSLDVSPALLEKAERGEVDEREFVDCVRTSLPYAWDMISSLVAQLKVDGTDFADNEVPPPSEQERGQLLRALASDAIRGALQRHFGVRLAFQNCHRVAVFAPGPDTETRLARFTSVRAQLLNQSPELRDC
- a CDS encoding ABC transporter permease subunit, whose protein sequence is MAAFPAVAQSEWTKIRSVRSTVWTLAAAFLVTLVVGALLSLVTKNNFADVTKDSTTPFDATGTAFAGIMLGELAIVVFGVLAVGNEYSSGMIRVSLAAVPQRGTLLAAKAAVVGALALAVSLVTAFVTFFAGQAMLGEHRTTLGEPGVLRAVFSAALYLTLLCLFSAGVTVLLRNQTLALGILVPFFFLLSPILSVVPKVKNVAHYFPDWAGSRSLQVYQPASQPYGPWTGLLICALWTAAALLCGYLVLKRRDA